One Bacillus sp. SM2101 genomic window, TGTTCATCCCCGACAAGCGCTGGAAGCATTTCGCTTGAAGTCGCTTTTTGACTTCATGAGAAATGGTGAAGCGACTCGAGGGGATAGGCGCAGTAGCTAGACAGGTAAAAAAGTGTAGCCGACCCAATTCCATCTAAAACCAGCCCACGTCCTGTGGGCGACGGTGGAACCCAAAAACACCAGAAGGTGCATTTTACCTTCTGGTGTTTCTTTGTAAGCGATCCTTAGCTAAAAAATTTAAAAAAGCGGAAGCAGCTGTTTTGATGCAATCAAGAACCTCATAGAAAGTAAAGGGCTTCAATAAATGAAAGTGTGATTTATTAGTCAAGTAACTTAAGATTCAGGAATGATAGTAACGGCAAGTGTTCGAACTGGAATATCTTCTTCATTACGATCGTTAGCATGATTGTAGTATTTAGTTATTAATGTATTGAGGTCTCTTTGAAATTCTAAAAACTTTTCATCATTTAATTTTAGCTCCACTACCGAAAAAGTAGCGCCATCCTCTGAATTACCTTGCTCTTCTAATTTAGTCAAATAACTTTGATATTGATTCAATAGTGTCAATTGATAATAGGAAACATAATCAATTTTTTTTTCACTAGAAATTGTTTGCCATTCTGCAATATTTAGTCTAGCTGCATCCTCATTTAAGGTGTAATACTTTTCTGAAACAGATTTCACCTTTTTTTCTTTCAATACGCTAATAACACCAGCATCAAGCATAACTTGTATATGTCTGTATAGTGTTGCTTGGGGTACATCTTTAATGAGCTTAACCATCTCTAATGGTGTTAGTCCATTTTTATTGTTGCGCATAAGCACCTGAGAAATTTTCATTCTCACAGGGTGCATTAAGATTTCTACCTTATTTTTCATATATCTCACCTTTTATTAGTAGTGTGTTTTACTTTTCTAATTTCATTCTCATTATAAATAATAATAATAACGTTTGCAATACGTACAGTTCAATGTTATCATTATCGATAATGATAATAAAATTGAGGAGTGATAATATGAAGTTACATTATGGGTTGGATGAATTAAAAGGTGTTGATTTTATGCCTTTGTTACCTGTTATTTTGTCAGTGATAGCATTGAGTACATTATTGGTTTTAATTGCGTTCATTGACTTGTATAGGCATCGAAATACGAGACAAAACGTACTTATGTGGTCCTTTATTATACTTTTGGTAAATACATTTGGACCGGTATTTTACTTTATTCATGGGAGAAAGGATGGTGAGGTAAGATGAAATTAGAGGTT contains:
- a CDS encoding PLD nuclease N-terminal domain-containing protein — translated: MKLHYGLDELKGVDFMPLLPVILSVIALSTLLVLIAFIDLYRHRNTRQNVLMWSFIILLVNTFGPVFYFIHGRKDGEVR
- a CDS encoding helix-turn-helix domain-containing protein, whose protein sequence is MKNKVEILMHPVRMKISQVLMRNNKNGLTPLEMVKLIKDVPQATLYRHIQVMLDAGVISVLKEKKVKSVSEKYYTLNEDAARLNIAEWQTISSEKKIDYVSYYQLTLLNQYQSYLTKLEEQGNSEDGATFSVVELKLNDEKFLEFQRDLNTLITKYYNHANDRNEEDIPVRTLAVTIIPES